The following proteins are encoded in a genomic region of Aliiroseovarius sp. F47248L:
- a CDS encoding Na/Pi cotransporter family protein, with amino-acid sequence MAIVSFVISLAGATMLLLFAVRMVRTGIERSFGASFQRLLTDNRSLIGSSATGVFLAIVLQSSAAVALLATGFAASGYLAFPTGLAIVLGGDLGSALIIQILSFKLDWLVPLLLAVGGWLFVKVESKKGRQFGRILMGVAFILISLQFLREAVAPISDSAFLPAVSGYLARDFVTAFIVGAALAFVMHSSVAAILMCVTLVQIGAIPFAAALSLLLGANMGSAFIPIWLTRGMPAVGRRIPFANLMLRGSWALIVLLVVNLLYDPEHLLFVGPGQSLIYAHIGFNLSLLVLALPFCGLIEGPIVQVFPKYSGNSAAGSEQPVSALDPSALDTPQQAIASLKRELLRMIGQVERMFHTVPQLYEATDTSVLRATRAKDDEVNDTLSGIRSYVATMPQDTYSKADTKTVRGLMEYAIRLEAAGDVIAMKLTSVAKEKLDGHLSFSEEGWAELRRMYEAVCANFHLASNVLVSDDLESARLLVVEKADFKRAERKSRKYHLARLQNGRVESFETSDIHLETLRALRDINNHIAAIAYPILYRNGQLLETRLIEDLDGKEVSD; translated from the coding sequence CGCACCGGGATCGAACGCAGTTTTGGCGCATCGTTTCAACGGTTGCTGACGGACAATCGCAGTCTGATCGGTTCCAGCGCAACCGGCGTTTTCCTGGCGATTGTTTTACAAAGCTCAGCGGCGGTGGCGCTGTTGGCGACTGGGTTTGCGGCGAGCGGCTATCTGGCCTTTCCAACCGGGCTTGCGATTGTGTTGGGTGGCGATCTGGGATCGGCGCTTATCATTCAGATTTTGTCGTTCAAGCTGGATTGGCTGGTGCCTTTGTTACTTGCCGTCGGCGGTTGGTTGTTTGTGAAAGTCGAAAGCAAGAAAGGCCGTCAGTTTGGCCGTATTCTGATGGGTGTCGCATTTATCCTGATTTCACTGCAGTTTCTGCGTGAAGCTGTAGCACCAATTAGCGACAGCGCATTCCTTCCAGCAGTGTCCGGGTATTTAGCGCGTGATTTCGTGACGGCCTTCATCGTTGGCGCCGCCTTGGCATTCGTCATGCACTCTAGTGTTGCCGCCATCCTGATGTGCGTGACGCTGGTCCAAATCGGGGCCATCCCGTTTGCCGCCGCGCTGTCGCTTTTGTTGGGGGCAAACATGGGCAGCGCGTTCATTCCGATCTGGCTGACCCGTGGAATGCCGGCTGTCGGACGACGTATTCCGTTTGCAAATCTGATGCTGCGCGGCAGCTGGGCTTTGATTGTCCTACTGGTCGTAAACTTGTTGTATGATCCTGAACACCTGCTTTTTGTCGGCCCGGGGCAATCACTGATTTACGCCCATATCGGGTTCAATCTGTCTTTACTGGTGTTAGCGTTGCCATTCTGCGGCCTGATCGAAGGGCCCATTGTGCAGGTGTTTCCGAAATACTCGGGCAATTCGGCAGCCGGATCAGAACAGCCGGTCAGCGCGTTAGACCCATCCGCGCTTGATACGCCGCAACAGGCCATTGCCAGTCTGAAACGAGAGTTGCTGCGAATGATTGGACAGGTCGAACGGATGTTCCACACCGTCCCCCAGCTTTATGAAGCAACAGACACATCGGTGTTGCGCGCAACTCGCGCGAAGGATGATGAGGTGAACGATACACTTTCGGGCATCCGATCCTATGTGGCGACAATGCCGCAGGACACCTATTCCAAAGCGGATACCAAAACGGTTCGCGGGTTGATGGAATATGCGATCCGACTTGAAGCCGCAGGTGATGTGATCGCGATGAAGTTGACCTCGGTCGCGAAAGAAAAGCTGGATGGCCACCTGAGCTTTTCAGAGGAAGGTTGGGCCGAGCTTCGGCGAATGTATGAAGCGGTTTGCGCGAACTTCCATCTGGCCAGTAATGTGCTTGTCTCGGACGATCTGGAAAGCGCACGATTGCTTGTGGTTGAGAAAGCCGATTTTAAGCGAGCCGAGCGCAAAAGCCGAAAATACCATTTAGCCCGCTTGCAAAATGGCCGTGTCGAAAGCTTCGAAACCAGCGACATCCATTTGGAAACCCTGCGTGCCCTGCGTGATATCAACAACCACATCGCTGCGATCGCCTATCCGATCCTTTATCGGAATGGCCAGCTTCTGGAAACACGTCTGATCGAAGATTTGGACGGCAAGGAAGTGAGCGACTGA
- a CDS encoding putative 2-aminoethylphosphonate ABC transporter substrate-binding protein, which produces MKHTAKRLASFLAGVAFATVAVAETELTVYTAVEAEDLARYAETFNQSHPDIKINWVRDSTGIITAKLLAERDNPQADVIWGLAATSLLLLKSEGMLEPYAPAGVESLDPKFVDGDNPPAWVGMDAWVASVCYNTVEAEKLGLTPPTSWKDLTDPMYAGHVIMPNPNSSGTGFLDVSSWLQLFGEEGGWEYMDALHENIARYTHSGSKPCKLAASGEIPIGISFAFRGAKSKADGAPLEIIVPSEGVGWDMEATAIVAGTANLEAAQTLVDFTVTKEANEMYNTGYAVVAYPGVAKPVEHFPDGLLDAMIENDFEFAANNRAAILEEWQSRYDGKSEPKS; this is translated from the coding sequence ATGAAACACACAGCGAAAAGACTTGCGTCCTTTCTGGCTGGCGTTGCCTTTGCGACGGTCGCAGTCGCAGAGACCGAGCTGACAGTCTATACAGCCGTAGAAGCTGAAGATCTGGCCCGCTACGCCGAGACGTTCAATCAAAGCCACCCTGACATTAAGATCAACTGGGTGCGCGACTCTACCGGCATTATCACCGCAAAACTGTTGGCCGAGCGTGACAACCCGCAAGCCGATGTGATCTGGGGGCTGGCGGCCACATCACTTCTGCTGCTGAAATCCGAAGGTATGTTGGAGCCGTACGCCCCGGCTGGAGTAGAAAGCCTTGATCCGAAATTTGTCGATGGGGACAACCCGCCCGCTTGGGTTGGCATGGACGCCTGGGTCGCTTCGGTCTGCTATAACACAGTCGAGGCTGAAAAGCTTGGGCTGACACCGCCTACATCATGGAAGGACCTGACCGATCCCATGTATGCGGGCCATGTGATCATGCCAAACCCGAATTCCTCGGGCACAGGTTTCCTGGACGTGTCCAGCTGGTTGCAATTGTTTGGTGAAGAAGGCGGTTGGGAGTACATGGACGCGCTGCATGAAAACATCGCGCGTTACACTCACTCGGGATCGAAACCCTGCAAGCTGGCGGCATCGGGTGAGATCCCGATTGGCATTTCGTTTGCGTTCCGTGGTGCAAAGTCGAAAGCGGACGGCGCACCCTTGGAAATCATTGTTCCGTCCGAGGGTGTTGGTTGGGATATGGAAGCCACGGCAATCGTCGCAGGCACGGCCAATCTTGAAGCGGCACAGACACTGGTTGATTTCACCGTCACCAAAGAAGCCAATGAGATGTACAATACTGGCTATGCCGTCGTCGCCTATCCTGGCGTGGCCAAGCCGGTTGAGCACTTCCCCGATGGTTTGCTGGACGCAATGATCGAAAATGATTTCGAGTTTGCGGCGAACAATCGCGCCGCTATTCTTGAGGAATGGCAGAGCCGCTACGACGGCAAGTCCGAACCTAAATCCTAA
- a CDS encoding putative 2-aminoethylphosphonate ABC transporter ATP-binding protein, with the protein MIQDTALGQKTYLSIDKLWKAFGTFLALKDISLDINEGEFVCFLGPSGCGKTTLLRAIAGLDLQTKGTVMQDGKDVSNLPPSERDFGIVFQSYALFPNLTIEKNIAFGLENTGRSKSEIAVRVSELLELVGLPEQGRKYPAQLSGGQQQRIALARAIATNPGLLLLDEPLSALDAKVRVHLRHEIKELQRKLGVTTVMVTHDQEEALAMADRIVVMNHGVIEQVGSPTEIYREPVNLFVADFIGEMNQIASMVTKGGRLSVGEKTFACHEHSFGDGTPVIAAIRPEDVIPHEDGYSADDPNRNCIDVMLHEMEFLGSFWRCRLRNERFGQSELIADFSINAVRRLGLGQGRKMVIELPTDRLMAFDRPEAN; encoded by the coding sequence GTGATACAAGACACTGCTTTAGGTCAGAAAACCTATCTCAGCATCGATAAGCTATGGAAAGCTTTTGGAACATTCCTTGCGCTGAAAGACATTTCGCTGGATATCAACGAAGGTGAGTTTGTTTGCTTTCTTGGCCCGTCGGGCTGCGGCAAGACAACTTTACTTAGGGCCATCGCAGGGCTTGATCTGCAAACGAAGGGAACTGTCATGCAGGACGGCAAGGATGTCTCGAACTTGCCCCCTTCGGAACGTGATTTTGGCATCGTGTTCCAGTCCTACGCCTTGTTTCCCAACCTGACGATTGAGAAGAATATTGCGTTCGGACTGGAAAACACCGGTCGCAGCAAATCCGAGATTGCCGTGCGCGTCAGCGAATTGCTGGAACTGGTCGGCCTGCCCGAGCAAGGCCGAAAATACCCCGCGCAACTGTCTGGCGGACAACAGCAGCGGATCGCACTTGCCCGTGCGATTGCCACCAATCCGGGTCTATTGCTGCTAGACGAACCTCTGTCGGCTCTGGACGCCAAGGTGCGCGTCCACCTGCGCCATGAAATCAAAGAGCTTCAGCGCAAGCTGGGTGTGACCACCGTCATGGTGACACACGATCAGGAAGAAGCCTTGGCGATGGCTGACCGGATCGTGGTGATGAACCATGGCGTGATCGAACAGGTCGGATCGCCCACCGAAATCTATCGCGAACCGGTAAATCTGTTCGTCGCTGACTTCATTGGCGAGATGAACCAAATCGCCTCAATGGTCACCAAAGGCGGACGACTTAGCGTTGGTGAAAAGACATTTGCTTGCCATGAGCACAGCTTCGGTGATGGTACTCCTGTCATTGCTGCCATTCGTCCCGAAGACGTTATCCCACACGAAGACGGTTATAGCGCTGATGACCCGAACCGGAACTGCATCGACGTGATGTTGCATGAAATGGAGTTCCTTGGGTCGTTCTGGCGCTGCCGCCTACGTAATGAACGGTTCGGCCAATCTGAATTGATTGCTGACTTTTCGATCAACGCCGTGCGTCGGCTTGGGTTGGGCCAAGGCCGCAAAATGGTCATCGAACTACCGACCGATCGCTTGATGGCCTTTGACCGTCCGGAGGCAAATTGA
- a CDS encoding putative 2-aminoethylphosphonate ABC transporter permease subunit, with protein sequence MADATDYSQLPDGPTIKGKLSRDDIMMRGGMLVIALYLIITLAFPLYAMLSKSFSTYRFELSQYEFQISDEDGVFDGTVLNGAELNQQTGAIDELDLSAGSDGRIGVTGLFPDFSFRSPVLYQIRNTSDTGRFLVGSTLQDGTDWVTLDSNTFRRVQLRPVKSTGFDNFVNYFSTPALFNSIKNSLWIAVVSTIVTVILAFWFAYALNRSCMRYKGVFRLIAMAPILVPSLLPGIALVYLFGNQGMIKELLFGASIYGPIGIVIGSIFFTFPHAFIIISTALAISDARLYEAAASLRATRWRTFWTVTIPGARYGLISAAFVVFNLVITDFGLPKVIGGQFNVLAVDIYKQVIGQQNFEMGAVVSVVLVIPAIFAFAIDRLVQSKQVALLSARSVPYQPQPDKRTDTISFIYCAFVGLFIVGILAVCQFAALIKFWPYDLSLSLNNYQFDKMDGGGWGSYYNSIKLGLLTAVFGTAIVFFGAYLVEKTNGFRTGRALFQMFAMLPMAIPGMVLGLAYIFFFNNPSNPLNAIYGTMAILVICSVTHFYTVSHLTAVTALKQMDREFESVSASLKQPTMKLFSRVTVPVCLPSILDISIYLFVNAMTTVSAVVFLYSPKTSLASIAVLNMDDAGDIAPAAAMGMMIFYTNAAARIIHLIVSKGVLTRTQAWRTR encoded by the coding sequence ATGGCTGACGCGACCGATTATTCACAACTGCCTGATGGCCCGACCATCAAAGGCAAGCTGAGCCGCGATGACATCATGATGCGTGGAGGGATGCTGGTCATCGCCCTGTATTTGATCATCACGTTGGCGTTTCCACTATATGCCATGCTGTCGAAGTCGTTTTCCACCTATCGGTTCGAGCTGTCCCAATATGAATTCCAGATCAGCGACGAGGATGGTGTATTTGACGGCACCGTCCTGAACGGTGCTGAACTGAACCAACAAACCGGCGCGATTGACGAGCTTGATCTCAGCGCCGGATCGGACGGGCGTATTGGCGTGACCGGCCTATTCCCGGACTTCAGTTTCCGCAGCCCAGTTTTGTATCAGATCCGAAACACCAGTGATACGGGGCGGTTTCTGGTCGGGTCCACGCTTCAGGATGGCACTGACTGGGTGACCTTGGACAGCAACACGTTCCGGCGGGTGCAGCTTCGACCAGTGAAATCAACGGGGTTCGACAACTTCGTCAACTATTTCTCGACGCCAGCACTGTTCAATTCGATCAAAAACTCGCTGTGGATCGCGGTGGTCAGCACCATCGTGACCGTGATCCTGGCGTTCTGGTTCGCCTATGCGCTGAACCGCAGCTGCATGCGATACAAGGGCGTATTCCGACTGATCGCCATGGCACCCATCCTTGTGCCGTCGCTGTTGCCCGGCATCGCGCTTGTCTATCTGTTCGGCAACCAAGGCATGATCAAGGAGCTTCTGTTTGGGGCCAGCATCTATGGCCCGATCGGGATTGTCATCGGATCGATCTTCTTCACCTTCCCGCATGCGTTTATCATCATCTCGACCGCGTTGGCGATTTCGGACGCGCGCCTTTACGAGGCGGCGGCCAGTTTGCGAGCGACACGCTGGCGCACATTTTGGACCGTTACTATCCCCGGAGCACGCTATGGCCTGATCTCGGCGGCGTTTGTGGTGTTCAACCTTGTAATCACAGATTTCGGCTTGCCAAAGGTTATCGGCGGGCAGTTCAACGTACTTGCAGTGGATATCTATAAACAGGTGATCGGCCAGCAGAATTTTGAGATGGGTGCGGTGGTGTCCGTGGTTCTGGTGATCCCTGCGATCTTTGCCTTCGCCATCGATCGGTTGGTCCAGTCAAAGCAAGTGGCGTTGCTGTCGGCGCGTTCGGTCCCCTATCAGCCGCAACCCGACAAGCGTACTGACACGATCTCGTTCATCTATTGCGCCTTTGTCGGACTGTTCATCGTCGGTATTCTGGCAGTCTGTCAATTCGCAGCCCTCATCAAGTTCTGGCCTTATGACCTGAGCCTGAGCCTGAACAACTATCAGTTCGACAAAATGGATGGTGGCGGCTGGGGGTCGTATTACAACTCGATCAAGCTTGGCTTGCTGACTGCAGTGTTTGGAACGGCCATCGTTTTCTTCGGTGCTTATCTGGTCGAGAAGACAAACGGTTTCAGAACCGGTCGTGCGTTATTCCAAATGTTTGCGATGCTGCCAATGGCTATTCCGGGCATGGTGTTAGGCCTGGCCTACATCTTTTTCTTCAACAATCCGTCTAACCCGCTGAATGCGATTTACGGAACCATGGCGATCCTGGTGATCTGTTCGGTGACCCATTTCTACACCGTGTCTCACCTGACCGCGGTGACTGCATTGAAGCAGATGGATCGCGAGTTTGAATCGGTCTCGGCATCCTTGAAACAGCCCACGATGAAGCTCTTCAGCCGGGTGACCGTGCCGGTGTGCCTGCCGTCGATCCTGGACATCTCGATCTATCTGTTCGTCAACGCTATGACGACGGTGTCAGCGGTGGTGTTCCTGTATTCGCCCAAGACATCGCTGGCGTCGATTGCGGTTCTGAACATGGATGACGCCGGGGATATTGCCCCAGCGGCAGCGATGGGAATGATGATCTTCTACACCAACGCGGCGGCGCGGATCATTCACCTGATTGTATCCAAGGGTGTTTTGACGCGCACGCAGGCGTGGCGGACACGCTGA
- a CDS encoding LysR substrate-binding domain-containing protein, with translation MRHSQLKAFHHVALLGGFSRAAEALYLTQPAISEQVKKLEQDHDTLLFHRERKRVRLTEEGAQLFLYTKQYFEIEQQIEDYMSSTSAAIEGELRIIADSAHHITHFLGDFRKRYPDISVTLRTGNTEEILEDLRAYNAEIGIVGSLTPGNDMEALNLGTTKITAFAARGSSLAKRRSLSLQDLPDLPLIFREQGSKTRQKLEERAKKKGLTLTPAIVAEGREAVREVVASGAGIGFVSLAEYGHDDRLVQIQLVDADIEMSETLVHLAQRRDVKVIRAFMEFARNAQQEKSAGGQASAS, from the coding sequence ATGCGCCACAGCCAGTTAAAAGCCTTTCACCATGTTGCCCTTCTGGGTGGTTTTTCCCGTGCCGCCGAAGCACTTTACCTGACCCAGCCCGCCATCTCGGAACAGGTGAAAAAGCTGGAGCAGGATCACGATACGCTTCTGTTTCACCGCGAACGCAAGCGGGTGCGACTGACCGAGGAAGGCGCGCAGCTTTTCCTCTATACCAAGCAGTATTTCGAGATCGAGCAGCAGATCGAAGACTACATGTCCTCGACCAGTGCCGCGATTGAAGGTGAACTACGTATCATTGCCGACAGTGCCCATCACATCACCCACTTCCTCGGCGATTTCCGCAAACGATATCCCGATATTTCGGTCACATTGCGCACAGGCAACACCGAGGAGATTCTGGAAGACCTGCGCGCCTATAACGCCGAGATCGGCATCGTCGGCAGCCTGACACCCGGAAACGATATGGAGGCGCTGAACCTTGGCACCACAAAGATCACGGCCTTTGCTGCACGCGGATCATCGCTGGCCAAACGGCGGTCGCTCAGCCTGCAAGACCTGCCAGACCTGCCGCTGATCTTTCGCGAACAGGGCTCCAAGACCCGCCAGAAGCTGGAAGAACGCGCAAAGAAAAAGGGGCTGACGCTGACCCCCGCCATCGTGGCCGAAGGACGCGAAGCGGTGCGTGAGGTCGTGGCCTCGGGCGCCGGGATCGGGTTCGTTTCGCTGGCCGAATACGGGCATGACGACCGGCTGGTTCAGATCCAGCTTGTCGACGCGGATATCGAGATGAGCGAGACCTTGGTGCATCTGGCGCAACGGCGCGATGTCAAAGTGATCCGCGCCTTCATGGAGTTCGCGCGAAATGCCCAACAAGAAAAAAGCGCCGGCGGTCAGGCCAGCGCCTCTTGA
- a CDS encoding 2-aminoethylphosphonate--pyruvate transaminase, whose translation MTAADLKIEPPRLGEPYLLTPGPLTTSYAVKEAMLRDWGSWDDDFRAMTREMRQRLLALLGDGSDEFDCVPMQGSGTFSVEAMLASFIPRDGKALVLANGAYGMRSAQTLEYLGRDHIVLNKGDYLPPRGDEVAQILADDPAISHVVAIHCETSSGILNPVEEISKAVYAAGRKLLIDSMSAFGAIELKVADIRYEAMVSSANKCIEGAPGFGFIIARKSELETAKGNSHSLSLDVHAQWAHMNKTGQWRFTPPTHVVAAFLEALRGHEAEGGVAGRGGRYTRNRDVMVDGMRELGFETLLKDRWLSPIIVTFFCPADENFVFDRFYELMKDKGFIIYPGKLTVVDSFRVGCIGQMDENVMRQVVTAAKETLDEMGVQNAAPPAIALEERAKLAA comes from the coding sequence ATGACCGCCGCAGACCTCAAAATCGAACCGCCGCGTTTGGGCGAGCCGTATCTTCTGACCCCCGGTCCCTTGACCACCTCTTACGCCGTGAAAGAGGCGATGCTGCGCGACTGGGGCAGCTGGGATGACGACTTCCGCGCCATGACCCGCGAGATGCGCCAGCGCCTACTGGCGCTTTTGGGCGACGGGTCCGATGAATTCGACTGCGTGCCGATGCAGGGCAGCGGAACGTTCTCGGTCGAAGCGATGCTGGCGTCCTTTATCCCGCGCGATGGCAAGGCGCTCGTGCTGGCCAACGGTGCCTATGGGATGCGGTCGGCGCAGACGCTGGAGTATTTAGGGCGCGATCATATCGTGCTGAACAAGGGTGATTACTTGCCGCCCCGCGGTGACGAGGTGGCGCAAATCCTGGCCGACGACCCGGCGATCAGTCATGTCGTTGCAATCCACTGCGAAACCAGTTCCGGCATACTGAACCCGGTGGAGGAGATTTCCAAGGCTGTTTATGCCGCCGGGCGCAAATTGTTGATCGACTCGATGTCTGCCTTCGGCGCGATCGAATTGAAGGTTGCGGATATCCGCTATGAAGCGATGGTGTCCTCAGCCAACAAGTGTATCGAAGGGGCGCCGGGGTTTGGCTTCATCATCGCGCGCAAGTCCGAGCTTGAGACCGCGAAAGGCAACAGTCACTCGCTGAGCCTCGATGTCCATGCGCAATGGGCGCATATGAACAAAACCGGGCAATGGCGGTTCACTCCACCCACCCATGTGGTCGCCGCCTTTCTTGAGGCGTTGCGCGGGCACGAAGCCGAAGGTGGCGTTGCCGGGCGCGGCGGACGTTACACCCGCAACCGCGATGTCATGGTCGATGGTATGCGAGAGCTCGGGTTCGAAACCTTACTGAAAGATCGCTGGCTGTCACCGATCATCGTGACCTTCTTCTGCCCGGCGGATGAAAACTTCGTCTTTGACCGCTTCTATGAGCTTATGAAAGACAAGGGGTTTATCATCTATCCCGGCAAGCTGACCGTTGTGGACAGTTTCCGCGTGGGTTGCATCGGTCAGATGGATGAAAACGTCATGCGGCAGGTCGTGACCGCCGCCAAAGAAACACTGGATGAGATGGGCGTTCAGAACGCGGCGCCCCCTGCCATTGCACTTGAAGAACGCGCCAAGCTGGCCGCCTGA